The following DNA comes from Triplophysa dalaica isolate WHDGS20190420 chromosome 10, ASM1584641v1, whole genome shotgun sequence.
CACCAAGCACAACTTTGTGCCCATTCTTACAATGGGTGTGATTATAGTTCTGTATTGAACCTGCAACATCCAGGTTTGTAAGTATTTAACTATGTTTGAATTCGTACAATTTGAAATGTACAAAAAGAGGATTATTACACTGTAGAAATGCTGTAAACAACACGGCAGAAGGGCAAAGATTATAGAGTAAACTCCTGTTAAACTGTAGAAATATACATTGTGAAGTGTATtctggttttttttttttgcaggcTGGGAGTCATGGATGAGTTAAATGATGGTGTAAACAAAGCATTGTGGCATGAAACTTTTCAATTAATTGTGGAGATTCATGTAATTCCACGGGcgtttgtaaacaaatataattcTCATCGCTATATAAAATCAAGGTTGAACCACTGCAGTCACGTGGACTATTTTAAAGACTTCCTGCGCTTTGACTATACCACCTGGTTGGATAGCTGTCTATGGGGGTTCAGCAAGGTCTTTtggaattgttttatttgtgtactGAAGACAAATGAAGGTTGAGAATAAGTAGGGTTATTGTTGATCACATTTTCACTTAACAAAAATCTCAATTCATCATACTGTTGACAAGTAACAATTTACATAGCTGTAAATAgcttttttacagtttacaaaaaagtaaaatagcCGTTTTTAATGTTTAGCACAGGACAAACTGTAGCTCCACAAATACAGAATGTTTTGAACACATAAAAGAATGAACACAAAGTGAATTAAACCTAGCTTTTTCAGGTGAAATTGTAAATACAAGCATATAGGATTAGGCATGGAAATTGTTTCGCACTGAAGGATTTTTATGGCCTCTGTAAGTAATCTAAAAGCATATGTTGCCATAATTTATCTATCAAATCCTTTTAaagtgtatttgtatttattttctagaaAGTAAAAGATTTTGTGATCATCACTAAATTAATTCCAAATTACTGATATGATCAATTCTGATGGGatgaaaatcaaacagaaacaatatcatttattacattgcaacatctccataaaaaaattatctggTATGAACACATCTTCATGTTCAACTAAATTGATGattacataatttattataattaatcaacaatattaaaaaaatagccTATTAAATATCTGCTTCAGATATTGGCGGATACAGTATATTGCAACGAAAATGTCTATGGATATCTACTGGAACAACCGAGCCAGACTGGCCTAAGATCTTGTTTCTATGTCTTGATATTTGTTAATCATTTTTGCTGACATATTAGCCGTGTATTTTTCTCTATAATTGAGTTTGGTATCTGTGTGGGACTACATCTAGATTCCAGACTGCATACAGGGCTTTGTGAATTGTGAACATGAATTAGAAACAGAAGTTGCAGAAGCCGGACTAAAGCCAGTGACCATTTTGTTGATGTCATTATCATCCATAAGGGAGGCAGCTTTAATTGATTTCAGTTCCATAtctatacataaaatatgtatagatgtatagaaaatgttgtttaaacacTTGTTCATCCCAGTTTAAAGACATGATTTATGTTGAGTGTGAATTTTGCAATCACTAAATCAAAATCAgatgtttaatttcatttattcatttattcatttattcatccagAATCCATTGTCATGTTAACCATTGAATTTAAACAATCTGACAACCCCGTGTTGTGTTGAATTCTATTCACTTTTCGTTAACTATTTAAATACCATTGATAATATGCCACCATAAAATACTGCACAAAATTGACACCACATTTATTCTTTGGAAATCTTGACATTTTCATATAGACAAGTAACTCATGAAAATGGAAGTGTGTACAAAGAGCGCTTTGAAAAGAACGTTTCAAGAAAAGCTTTGCCTTGTATATTGCTTTCTTTAATCAGACCCTTATCAATGAAGTAGGTGGTTCTTGGCCTGGATATAGGACAGAATGCATAGACTTTATGCCAAAcatcaaaagttttatttgcaAGAGTAGTCGGTTGAATAGATGGTACATCAAATTAAATAGATGATATCTGGTACATCAACTgcaaaactaaatgtttttccTTGCACCACTGTTATATTATGTAGATGGTGCCATGTGGAGGACCATGTGGAAGTATTTGAATATGAGTAAGTCTATCCATCTAAAACGGGACTTTTATATCTCCATGAAACAAATTGTTGCATTCTTTCACTGACAATGACATCCCTCCTTGAAAATGTTCCTTTTGCATTtggttttacaaaaacaatgtcTCACCCAAACTTTTGAATTATGAGTTGTTCGACAGTGTTTAGGAATGTGGCAAAAATAAGAATAACTGAATTCAGACACCAATAAAATAAGGTTCTGTTTGTTAACATTgcattaacaatgaacaatgcACCTCTACAGGATTTATAAGCTTAGTTAATGTTAGTTTAAGCCTTTcctgatacatttttaaactcaaaTGTTGTGTCACCGTcaatgcacaatgaactaatgtaaacaaacaatgatcaatttttttttataaatgtcgtAAGAATATATAGCTCATTGTTAGTTAGtcttagctaatgcattaagtAATGCTTACAAATGAGACTTTAATGAGTAATTGTTATCAAATGTTCTAATACAAATCTTAACACATGAAaatttttggttgttttttattaaaatgatgatgTGGTAAAACTGGCAGTGACTTTTGATTTCAAATCTAGACTTAACCATGATGGTATAACGCTAGTGTACTTCTTGACACAATTTGCATTAAAACAGTGCATGTTGGCCACAACAGATGCTTTAACAGTTATTGCTAACTCCTAAACACAAACCACACTAATATTAAAACCAGGCAGTTCCTCTTAAGATGTAGCAGGCAAATTTAATTCGTCCTGGAATAGCTGTTGACCTCAGCGCACCGTACCATGTGCTGTACCTCACTTTTTCATCATGTGGCGACTTTTCTCAAGTTTGTTTGACAAACCAATGAAACACCTCATTAAATAGGCAGTTGAGCACTAACTTCTGACGATTTGTCACAGTTGTCAGCAGTTTAATGAGTTCAACGATGTCCAAGGTTGAATTcaatacaaaacacattatACCGACACATTACCTCACATTACTGCTAAAGAAAGTAGTATGTTATGTTACATTGTTATTCTTTAGACAGTTacttattatttacttttgcaTTATGATGCACTAGAAATGATGAAGGGACGCAAGCCTGGCCCCTGGGGGCGGCTCTTTCAACCTGGCCCAGTAACCACTTAGCAACTGGCCAGAAAACCTTAGCAACACACTAAAGACCATTTGGAATATTCCACAACTCAGCATAGGGTATTATGATATCAATTCAAACGATAATGCATTACTCATTACTTCCAAAAAGTCGCATAATCCATGTTATTTATAACTGTTACCCCCAATAACGATTTGGTCCTTGAGTAACCGTGAACATTTGGTAACTACATTTTCGGATTTTGGTCACTTACAGAACATGCCTTCATTTCTGACAAAAAGAACCTGGTTTTCGAATTAAAGAGAAAGGGGCATACATTTCTTCTTAAATCTTGCTTTTTTCAGTAAAATCAATACAAGGTCTCCTGGGCACATGGGTACGGAAATACAATAAGGCGCAAAATAGATGCATGTTTCGagcaagaaaaatgtttttctcatttggaTCATACAATTGTCATCTATGCATTTTCCAGTTCTGCTACTTCTATTTTCCATATTTTGTTTGCTTGCATCAGTATCCATactactttatttttaacaacattaacGTACAGTATCAGACAGACAGCTTAGCTTTTGAGTATAAATGGTGAGGTCTGTTCAACACAGAAATGACATTATTGGTTACCTTTACCCTGTGACAGTGATGCGAATAGCAGTTGGGTAGGAATATCCATGTGCTTTGTATCATACTATGAAAATATCCTCAGCGCTGGTACAAGCGCAACCGCTGCTCTGACCCCTTACATCACCGCTCTGTTCCCATCCTGAACGCAGCAGCCGCTGAACAGTCCCACATGTGAAAGCTTTTAGAGACACACTTTGTAAAAAGCATTCAAAAAGAGGCataataaaactgttatttatAGGATTCTAACAGACATGTAGTTTGTCTTGAACCGACCCCAAACGGGCAGCGCAGTCGCTCAGCGCTTGCTGAAACACTTACCGTTGAACTCGAGAGTCCGCTGCTCGCTGCGTAGGCCTACTGATCTAAACTTCTCTGCTTTTTCCGCCACATGAAAGctgaaaagtatatttaaaattagGCATATTACATTTTGTGGTTAGGGTTAAACAAGACAGAGAAAAAATGTTATGATATTTTTCATGATGTCATTGGGAAAAATCTACAACATCATTAAATGTATGAGAATATGAGAAGCAGAATTTGTTATTCCAAACGGTCAACATGGCACGGAAATGTGTCTAAAGCTCAATAAAACCTCAAATTAAAAGTTGACTTAAAgcctaaaaaaatctatatttagtTGCTTATAGGTAGGATTTGAACAAAATTATAGTAGGTCCCTGCGTATTGAGTTTATGGGCATGATTGACCTAAATCGTAGTAACAGTTAAAAGTATAGTATAAAATtgtgtcatgatttattcaccctcgtgtcattcaaaatcGGTGTATGTCACTCTCCTTTGTAGAAAAActaacgaagatattttgaggaatgtttttgtgttcaattaaTCAATTGAACAATTGATTAATCAGTTTAATCAATTGATCAATTCAATTAATCAGTTGGTGTTGTTTGGGATTACATGGAAATTagtaaattataaacaaaagttttaaaactatcccttaaaggaTTCAGTTGGCAGGGTGGATTAAactataataaatgtaaaagactgCATTATCAATTGAAGGCGAGATGTAACAACTCCAGAAGACACCAGCTTTACTCTCTTCCTGAGGAATACATGGCAGAAAAAAAGGCactaaaatacacacaaaaacaccaaaaagtaacaaaatttGTGGTGATGTCCCAAAGATCAATTCAAGTCAATTCTGCAGGCACTATTAGGCTGACCACAGAGACGAGAAGCCTGAAGTAAAAGGCACAATCATTCTTGAAGATCTTTAcactgatgcttttatccaaagccaatTCATGAAAAGTCCTTTATCATAAGGAGACAGTACTGTCAGATGTTCCAGCGATTGCTAGAAAACTATGAATGTATGTGTGACGTTTTTGGAAAAAGGCATCAaagaagccccacccctaaacttTACATCAAAGGAGCAAAAACAGATCATAatacaacatacagtacaaataaaCCACCTCGCATTctaaaacaattacaaattgCCATGAGATCGTGttaattggtttaaaaaaagacataatGTCTTTTATTAGTAAAAggatagtttatttattatttcaggcAATTGCTTTATCACTTTTAGGTTAACAGTTAATTGATTTGTAATCGGTGCATTTGAGACCaggattttatttaatgttatacAATTTTCTGAAAGGGAGATTTCTGTGTCTAAATTTGGTAAAAGCATAAAGTAAAGACCAATTTACACGAtacaaaaatatgattatttttatcttttttatttataaaaggtactatgtacagtatgtagttTTAGCGTAATGTTGcacactatttttttttaaatctaaatgttacactgttaaaatatattacaatcCTGAGCAAAAATTCAGAAACTTGGCCACATTTTCCACATGCAATCCGTGATCCGTATCATTTCCTTTTGTTAAACAAGAccaccaaatatcttttgcaGGTATCGAATACCATTTTGAGACCGCAGAAAAGCTTTTATCCCTTTTACATCTGGGAAATTATCTTATGCACAAAGCAGCATGGCTTTTTCAAAAGGTCAAACATTTTAGTGGAATCAgtcgtaactattttatgaagGGAAATGATCACGTCCTTTATAGTCATATTTTGCtccttttccattttttaacaagaaatgtcataaaaattGATAGTCTTGGTGCTGGATGCTAATTGGTCAGTATACATATTCCAAATGTTCTCAAATATTCATTGTCATGCGCTCTAAGTGTCTTATCAAAGTTACAACCCAAACATTCGGTGTGAAATCTTGAAACACACAACCACCCACGACCATTTACTAATCGAGGTGTGAAACATGGAACAAGATAATCCAGAATTATGTCAACCAAAGGACAAAAATGATATTGAGCTAAGAGTGATTGGTGGCTTATCCAAGAAAGGGGTAACTTGAATTGAGATTTCAGATCCCCTCTAGGTGGGCCGTCCCTCCAAACAGTGTAGTCtaatgtcactttggataaaaagtgtcttttaaatgacagtTTTCCAAGTCTATATGCCCGCCTTTATGAACACCACATTTCAGGCTGTCAGGACTCATAATGTCAGAGCTATTGTGGTACTGTGGGTATGAACCCCCATGAACCTTTCCACCGAAATCATTCATTTCTGACTGCCAAGTAAAAAGCTAAGATCGCTGTTTCATGGTCGTCTGGCACTCCATGCTTTTCAGATCTGTTTCATATATTAGAGGACATGGGCCCTCAATGACTCTACCAAGTCATGTATGAAGTCCTTGTCACTGCAGGTCATCAAGTGACTGTACATTGTTGTTAATAGGTGGGAATACCCTAACATTACTCGGCTTTACTATAACCATAGGATTTGAAAATATGACCACACATGAGGTGTAAACATTGGATTCCATTCCGATTTCACAAAGTATTAATTCTTTGGCTTCTAAAAATAAACGTTATCAGAAATTCTTCTAGAATGTACAAAAAATTAGTAGTGCAAAGCATCATACTTTATCATAAACAAGATGAATGATTATCAATGACTTGATCAAACACTTTtccaacacaaaatattttttacgttGTGTTTAAGTCAATTTCTGTATAGCCACATACATAAGTCTTTTTCACAAAACTCTATAAAATATCATCCACCCTATTGAAGTAGACATCGGTTTcaaaaggggtgtcacaatataacGGTATGGACAATAACAGTAACATAAATAACTGTGATTATAATACTTCACATATAATAATATTCAACATTTTTCAGAGCTGGTATCTGGTTGGAACTTTAACATAGTAAAAACTTTAACATACTTTAACATGGTAATCCACGTGTTTAAAATTTTGCTTTATGAGGCTTTCTGCCTCCCTACACTCGCATTCACtgggaaagaaagagagaaaacttcaaaataatgatttgaCTGATGgcattattttgtaattttgatACTTTGATCATTTTGTTGTCGTGAATTATTTTGGCTACAATAATCATGCACTGAAAAGCATGAAACACTATTAAGTTTAAATACCATAAAAAGTCATCTGTCACAATGTAtctgtttaaaataatgtattacacaatTTGACCTATCTGACATTTTGACCTATCTGGAATTTACCTGACATctattttattaatgaaaaatttaaataatttacctGACAtggtaaaatgaaatgaaaaatatccTTGTCTTCTGTACACAGCTCAACATTTGAGCTAAAATCCACCTTCATTTTCATCATCCATTCATCCATGCTTTTTCTATACCACTGATGTAGGGTCATAGGAAGTACTGGCATCTATCCCAGCATATTGTGGGCCAAAGGAAGGGAAACACCCTTTACAGGTGGCAAGTCCATCACAGGACTCATTACTTCCAGTgtggttttattgtgttgtcTACTCAGCTAGAGTTTTgctaaaatattataaaaatataatggtaTTTGAATGTaagttttcataaaaaatatatatttattattataaacatcatTGCCGTGTTTGAGCATGGAGATGTAGCTCTTGGGAAAGCCTTGCCCTCTTTCCTATTATACACTTTTGCTGCATTCAAACTCTCCAGCTTTATGTATAATTGTTTGATATAGATTATGAACACTGAAGTGATGGATTGCTGAAATCGTTTGAAGACAGCATATACTGCCACACAGTGTCTCGAGCGAGAAGGTGCCTTGTGCGTCTCAATTCTGATTGATGGAGGATGTGCTGCTCTAACCCTGTATAATGCGCAGCAGCATTTGTTTGATGATACcgtattaataataaaaactaaacttgtttatttatatttatttacacatttttttatttttatcaattcttGATCATGGTCCAGCTGACCTTGATTTAAGTAACATGCCAATCATATTTTTAATCTGTGCTTGACTATAGTACATTATCCCGAATGCACTGCAGAATATGTATTCAAGGACAGTTAAggttactgtaaataaattaaattcaaaagcTGCAATTAAATGAgcacattataaaataataatgtttgatGTTCTAAATGATTATACATCCTGTTTCACGTTCGGTTTTATGGTGATTTATAATGACAGTCAATGTATTCACGTGAAGAATTCCGACCATTCATTGCAAACGTCGactaaaattaacattcaaTATCTTGTGATCAATTAAAAGCTCTGCGTCGCTTTTCTATTGATCATTGATATGAAGGGTATGACGCTGGTACCTAATGGAGAAACTGGCAAAGGTGAAGCACGGAAGTGGGCGGCATGACGTCACCGAGGTGATGTCATAACAGCTATAAAACCCTGAGCAGAGGTTGCATGCACTAAGAGTTGAGCTCGAAACCTCTGGGAGTAAATGAAGGGCTGTGATTGTGTTCTCTACAACTAAACTTCTACATTGAGATCATCTGCTCTCTGAAGCCTCATCACAATGATCACCTCGCATCTGGTGGCTTGTGGACTTATTCTGACTCTTCTATCAGCCAGTACAGAGACAAAACCATTAACGCAGGCGGAACAGAGGGTgagtggttttattttaaagaagttATTTATATAAAGAGTGTCGAAATCGGCAGAACGACGCGTAAATTGTTAGCTACCAAGTTACGCGCAGATATTTTTACGTTTAGTAAACAATGAAGTTTAAGAACAATTTAAGAACGAATTAGAATGAACTATCAGATGGTCGAAATAAAACGTTTTCATCAACAGTATCATCACCATCACGCAGTAGCCTACCGACCTCAGCATCATTTGGTCATGAAGAGAGTCAGAATCTCCAGTGGCCACTTGGACACTTGTTTGCGCTCAATAACCTTTGAGACAAATGttcctttttatttactttcacGACATATTACTAAGGTTAATCCTTAAAATAAgtcatcacattttcttttacatGAATATAACATGAAACATCAAAGAAAAGTAGATATAGTTCCGAAGACGCAGTGCGCTTTGACGCGCAAATATGGGGATGGGAAAGACCATCGCGAATGAGATTtcttcaatattttaatatttgcttATACCCGCAGTTATATTAAATAGAGAGATATTGACCTGTGGTAGAGAGAACGATCCCAGTTATTTCACTTGTTCACTAGTTTCAAAAGAGAGCGCAACAGTGtctcaaactgttttatttgttattgttgttatttgtcGTGATAAGCAAACGTAATATTTATATGTGAGctcaaaaatgttttcacattcTTTCAAGCCCAAATAAGAAAACCCACATTCACAGTTGCAATGTATTCTAAATATATGGcaataaattagattttatttgtacttttccCCAAATGTGCTATACTGTAAAAGAACAACCAAAATACCTGTAATTGATCTTTTaagtttaacaaataaattggATTCTGAGACTCTTCAAGCGAGTTCCACAATGTGCTTGTATTTCAAGATTTACTTTAGAACATGTTCATTACTGTTCTTGTATATGAGTTATCTAAATAAACCTATCTAGAAATTTTTACTTCAGCGGGCCATTAACAGTCAAGTTTATTCATTCAGAGAAGTTagcacatcattttaaaaagtgcaaCATTTTATGGCTAAGTAgaaaaatattagttttgtCTCACAATAGCACATGTACAGTAGACTAACTAGGTTTTGGAAAACTTTTGGTATTTTCTCAAATTTAAACTAACTTTCAAACTCAGCAGAGCCATTTCAGCATGGTTCTTTAAGTAGAGAAAACATCTCCCCATTTTCACATtgtatatattaacatttatgttgatgTAAGGAAGGAGATAATCTTAAATTGAAGACAACTCCAAAACACTAGTTATCTAAACGTTGCAACATGTAAAATTGTGCtgattgttgtttatttgttcctTGTATCCTATAGTCTCTTAGTGCACTATTTGGAGAGGAGCTGTCCGAGTTCCTAGCATCAGATGAGAGTCAAAGAAGGGTGGAGGACAGAGCACGCCTTCTCCGGGACTTCCGAATGGACACCCGGGCCAAAGGCATGTGGGCTCGGATCATGAACGACCAGCCCGGATCTAGGAGACACAGAGCTGGATCTAAGAAAGGCGGAACGACAGCCAGGAGCGGATGCTTTGGACACAAGATGGATAGGATAGGAACAATGAGCGGAATGGGCTGCCAACCGTCTCACTACCCCTCTGTAAACAATCTTTCATGGTGAGTATCAGAAAGGATATCCAACTTCCAAAATCTTTTTTAggttattttatgcatttaaatgaagaatTGTTTCGGAAAGGTCGTTTTagaattaaacttaaaaaataaatctgtaagAGATACTTTCTCATTTGTCATACATTTGCACACTACCTTTTTGTGCCCCTGTGTATTTGATATTTATCATCTGCCATATTGAGTATTCATTGAATGACTACAAATAAATTGCTTAAAGCAAAAGGCTTCAAgtgatattataataattgaTAAATGCTTAAACGTACAGTAGACAGCTCATTCTGTAATTGTTTAATGTTGTCTCTGTGATGGTTAATAGATTTTCACTGTGTATGTGGAATGAGAGTATCTGACTCTATGATGTAGGATTGCTCACAACAATGATGACGTCAGTGTCATGTTTGTAAGAGACTGAAGTGACGCAGCAGATGTCTCCGCGAATCCATCTAACAACATgccatgttgtcttttttcagaGCGCATCAAGGACGTCTCTGATTTTGGATAGGACGGAATTACTACTCTGAGGAAAAACATCAAAGAATGGGACTAATGGTACGAAGCCACTACAAGCACCAATTGTGGTGACAATGACACGTACAAACGATATAAAATCAATAGATCAAACATATGCATTAAATAAGAGACACAGCGGATAATGTGGATAAAAAGCTGTATATTGTTGCTGCTGCTGTACATTCATGTATTTTGTTCTcgcataaatgtatttatgttttaaaaactatttatatgtttataaaagagatatttataaatatgagttttatttatgtaacatTTTGCAATGCAAACTGCAGGTCAATTCCGTTTGTAACTTTTATGTCTCTAATAgttgtaaatgtaagtaaatgttttacaaaccattaaaatgcacaaaaaggaaacaaaatccTGCAAGTTCACTTTTGTATAGTGTTTCAAGTATTTCTCAGTAGTAATCATATACatttatcaaaaatgttttattgcagATACAAGTCTCATCCATTGAAACACAGAGAATTTAGATGGTGTCCATTAACTgatatagaatatatatataaatatatatatatagtatatatctgtgtgtttaaatgaaaaacattaaaatatgggtacatttttctacataaaaaaaacccttgcatgattttttttctatataataTAAGACCATCTTTAAGCATTTAACGTTAAACATTGTCTTTGTCAGACAAAAAGTGAATCCAGAAATGACAAATAAGGCAGCTCATTGGCAGACAGAAGAAAACCTGTTAGTTTTTCTCGTATTAAGAAGTTCCTGGGTGGACTGAGATTGAAAAAATGTTGACAGACCCTGCTGTAAAGCACTCACAACACTCAAAAACCTTCATCTCAACTAAGTAAAGACAAAGCCTTCTTTACTGATATGGTTTCAAATGTCATCTTTAGAAGAGTCTTTTTATTTGCAGTGCGCTTTTAATAGAGAATTCAAAAGGGATCAAATTATCTTGTTCTTAAAGAACAATTATTATTAGATGTATTCTTCAGGTTTCAATTCCTTGTTATTCCTGAATTTCAACTGCGCATTGGTAACCCTTTGGACTTGGGTTTGATCCCCAGAATATATACATCCTTAAAGAtcaatctgaaaaaaaatcttaaatgtcttaacatttcaaaagaatTGAGCTCGGATTTGTCAAATCTGCAATCAAGCATCAATAATTTTAAAAGATTTCAATAGGAACTCAAAAAAATTCTCATCAAATGTATCCAAATCCAGATCATTCCACATCTACAATCTATATTCATTTTCCATCTCCACACTCTTCGTGTATTTGAAAAATGGTCTTGGATATGTTTCTAAGAagtgtttaaatgaaacacatgaGCTTTACTCTGGGGTGAGGCTTTTACTACAGGTGCTTTTAGGCAATTGTGTATTGGGTATTGAGCAACATTGTATAAATGATAATGTGTTCATAATGATTTTTCATAGAATTCACTGAAAAAGTATTGCATGTACTACTTGTGCTTGATTTACTAAGGACTTATATAATTGGTTTGTTTGAAACTGTTATGTATTAACAGagaattttataaaatgtttcctCCTATTTCTTTCAACCAATGACAGCaaataaatactgtttattttagATCAATCATACAGATTGACACAATATAGTGTCAATTGATTTGTCATTTGTACAAtacattgttaaataaaaacattattgtcaCATCAATTATTGAAAAATTGATGGCATTAGTACTGGGTAGTGCAGGGAGACTTGATTCAACTGCCACTTTAAATGCACTGTTGCCATCTTG
Coding sequences within:
- the nppc gene encoding C-type natriuretic peptide, coding for MITSHLVACGLILTLLSASTETKPLTQAEQRSLSALFGEELSEFLASDESQRRVEDRARLLRDFRMDTRAKGMWARIMNDQPGSRRHRAGSKKGGTTARSGCFGHKMDRIGTMSGMGCQPSHYPSVNNLS